One part of the Bacteroidota bacterium genome encodes these proteins:
- a CDS encoding T9SS type A sorting domain-containing protein: MSQPFSQFPINVVRINGSPLSSSVFIVKKPNIQICGLRIVSNPSQHGIHFPILSNQIISNILFKNLVLENCNIGIYARSATYIDLTVDSNIFLNVELGLVSELSDSSRDFRLLNNSFNGNGSAFSRACAIVTETRVDTNVIKLLFKNNQVSNFAYGFLVICGGQLDSIKVENNSFRNIFVGCVSLYNNGSSRINSIKISENYFDSTNAGSGIDLDQSGPGIVKFKSITIYRNIIYSLNSYGIFIFQSGNGVERCRISDLQIRQNEIYCIYGIQLYSGGTGNFHGRISNLEIDSNVIMGANQFTGIEISVGGTGYAISRIFDFIIRRNVISNFGNGVIIENRGTGNRRNYIYNYSIEENTIQNCTFSGIKVSVGGPNAIESYIFNGKIIRNLISNCVQDGINISAGTSSFQPLIFQVFNHTIKENSIHDNGGHGIYVSNSNKVVTGISIRRNILYNNDSLGIKTFDYQNGYGNPVIPSPILDSIVFSGAQALLYGHLFAKPSSGYAIEVFSSAAPDPSGFGEGEKYLRMSSLLSDTTGYATFVIPLVNVSSLDYFSATATDTLINTTSPFSNTISAFTTSLNEVSDEGMLIYPNPANNLVYISLAKSSWIKQIELVDLTGQLISKIEVKEGDSILSFSTSDFPSGYYFLRALGEHVMVSKLIIHHD; the protein is encoded by the coding sequence TTGAGTCAGCCATTTAGTCAATTCCCAATCAATGTTGTTAGGATTAATGGAAGTCCATTATCTTCAAGTGTTTTCATTGTAAAAAAACCAAACATCCAAATTTGCGGACTGAGAATTGTTTCTAACCCGAGCCAGCATGGAATTCATTTCCCGATTTTATCAAATCAGATAATCTCAAATATATTATTTAAAAATTTAGTATTAGAAAATTGTAATATTGGGATTTATGCCAGATCAGCTACTTACATTGATTTAACTGTAGACAGTAACATTTTTCTAAATGTGGAACTCGGATTAGTTTCTGAGTTGAGTGATTCTTCAAGAGATTTTAGATTATTGAATAACAGCTTCAATGGTAATGGTTCGGCATTTAGTCGAGCTTGTGCTATTGTAACTGAAACCCGTGTTGATACGAATGTTATAAAACTTCTTTTTAAAAATAATCAAGTGTCCAACTTTGCTTACGGTTTTCTAGTCATTTGTGGGGGGCAATTAGATTCAATAAAGGTTGAAAATAATTCGTTTAGAAATATATTTGTTGGTTGTGTTTCTTTGTATAATAATGGTTCTAGTAGAATTAATAGCATTAAAATTAGTGAAAACTATTTTGATAGTACAAATGCTGGTAGCGGCATAGATTTAGACCAAAGTGGGCCAGGTATTGTGAAATTTAAGAGTATTACTATTTATAGAAATATTATTTACAGTTTAAATTCTTACGGTATTTTCATTTTTCAAAGTGGAAATGGTGTTGAGCGATGTCGAATAAGTGATTTGCAGATTCGACAAAATGAGATATATTGTATTTATGGTATTCAACTTTATTCAGGCGGTACCGGTAATTTTCATGGGAGAATTAGCAATCTGGAAATTGATAGTAATGTTATTATGGGAGCTAATCAATTTACAGGAATTGAGATTAGCGTTGGTGGAACAGGATATGCTATTTCAAGAATTTTTGATTTTATTATCCGAAGAAATGTAATTTCAAACTTCGGGAATGGAGTTATAATAGAGAATCGTGGAACAGGGAATAGAAGAAATTATATTTATAATTACTCTATAGAAGAAAACACCATTCAGAATTGTACCTTTAGTGGGATTAAAGTAAGTGTGGGAGGGCCAAATGCGATTGAATCGTACATTTTTAATGGAAAAATTATCCGAAATCTTATATCAAATTGTGTTCAAGATGGAATAAACATTTCCGCAGGAACGTCTTCATTTCAACCTTTAATATTTCAAGTATTTAACCATACAATTAAGGAAAATAGCATTCATGATAATGGTGGTCATGGTATCTATGTTTCGAATTCAAATAAGGTAGTTACAGGGATTTCCATCCGTAGAAATATTTTGTACAATAACGACTCCTTAGGTATTAAAACTTTTGACTATCAAAACGGATACGGAAATCCTGTTATTCCTTCACCTATTCTGGACTCAATAGTTTTTTCAGGCGCTCAGGCATTATTGTATGGGCATTTGTTTGCAAAACCCAGTAGCGGGTATGCCATAGAAGTCTTTTCGTCTGCTGCACCAGATCCATCGGGATTCGGTGAAGGAGAAAAATATTTGAGAATGAGTAGTCTTCTTTCGGATACAACTGGATATGCAACTTTTGTTATTCCTTTGGTGAATGTTTCGTCGTTAGATTATTTTTCTGCTACAGCCACTGATACACTGATCAATACAACTTCCCCATTTAGTAATACTATATCCGCATTCACAACTTCACTCAATGAAGTATCAGATGAGGGGATGTTGATTTACCCAAATCCTGCCAATAATTTGGTGTATATTTCACTTGCAAAATCAAGTTGGATTAAACAAATTGAACTTGTGGATTTGACAGGTCAATTAATTTCAAAAATCGAAGTCAAGGAAGGTGACTCTATTCTAAGTTTCTCGACATCGGATTTTCCCTCGGGTTATTATTTTTTAAGAGCGTTGGGAGAACATGTTATGGTGAGTAAATTGATCATACATCATGATTAA
- a CDS encoding T9SS type A sorting domain-containing protein has protein sequence MEVNPCIIPYYTPPPGGEVPNIIGSELTQLATDSTIADTVTTNNTVYLIDSTKVLIEVIANIGYYDTLFALLQTPAYGMSDFIDNGDTTFIITGLIPIMNLTKLDSLPTLINYVRPNYPAVSSLDLQELAINTGLTSSLGDKSMRSDTARLAWNVFGEGVKIGVISDSYNTKFGSPADADVDNYDLPGPGNPNNNKPITVLQEFPYGRRTDEGRAMLQILHDIAPKAELAFHSGFISPGNFAEGIKALDSIGCDIIVDDVTFITEPYFTDGVVSQAVDEVAANGVSYFTAAGNFGSASYEGTFNPVPAPSGFTGFAHDFGGGDLYQNVSLKAGSYTIVLQWEDAFYSLGQQPGALNDFDIYLVNNSGAILFGFNRNNHWKDPFEVLPFTVSGNTQANIMITRKTGTGNVKIKYIVFRGDATINEHNQGTSTIVGQSNATGAISVGAVLFSNTPVFGVNPPTVASFSSRGGHLINGIDRNKPDLTAPNGVNTTVALGGQNIDGDAFPNFFGTSCAAPHAAGVAALLVNAKSKFHNGATFTPEQMRTVLQTTAIDMYGAGYDIESGYGFIQADTALKTLAAPSPILLTHDLSNNALVPGTDTVEVIIGGKYFNDNTAVIFKYDTIPATTLSSTTLSVIIPPFLGNPPLRLYNPPISPSGLDGGVSDTIYLIGAPISNVVITADSKSKKYGEQIPDFSATVTVNGQSLLEAGLTLADLGLENNITFTSPATTGSNVGLYFIQAASNVTDLSLPASQVLQTLYNYQFVNGLLEVKKMPVIITPNDTTITYGDRIESVNFTYTYPDSLITTAEQVSFFNNLKTSHEIDLASEIALVDARALVNGRALVNADIENLSCMASARALVNARALVNARALVNGSFTIDTARVVDVAVASIFNFQEDPDTAVLVNARALVNGRALVNARALVNGRALVNGRALVNARALVNGRALVNGETVSDTTTEDDLIVIIDEDDVDAPEGDSLTFNSISMITGINVGVHSIVPGALLSENFDVTYELGSLTIIPAPLTVTANDTSIDCSGATPVYTSTIDGYRYNDLDSNLVTGGPSYTILDNNNVVVNTPTIPAGNYTLVPSNLQMVQPSNYLVSYVNGNLVSSASNVVVGSAGPISSSGATVGCQSGINGAVVLSVDSIPGATSYVWTVPSGCIITAGQGTRNILMSWTNISIQAGISGQACVYGASGCVTGASACRTIDLQVAAPVTPPSISGAGKLCPGDVITYSIAPVARASSYSWTPPAGMSITSGSGTNIVSAQVNAGYTGGTMSVSASNACGTSPLRLKTLQLNLPGTPTTISGLKNGLCNTTGSSYFVPSVVNANTYSWTLSNGSISSGQGTSTIAADFNIFSTSVITVRSVNSCGMSAPRTITVTGHPAQAAPISYSSLNVCTNTMDDFSVPTVTGASVYNWTLSGGGTVAIGQGTKNISVQWSGTPMTNQVLQLVTSNDCGNSPIRSRSGININNCVRFDNTSNVINLNMFPNPANGQVTVKFDALESSDYRLRITDVTGRTMYFKEGVSVIGENIDQVNIEHYAAGIYHLIVEMQGKQQQLILMVN, from the coding sequence ATGGAAGTTAACCCATGTATTATCCCTTACTATACACCTCCTCCCGGTGGTGAGGTACCGAACATTATCGGCTCTGAGCTTACACAATTGGCTACAGACTCAACCATCGCGGATACCGTAACGACTAACAATACCGTTTACCTGATTGACAGTACTAAAGTACTAATTGAAGTTATTGCCAACATTGGCTATTATGACACATTGTTTGCGCTTCTTCAGACACCGGCATATGGCATGTCAGACTTTATTGACAACGGAGATACCACGTTCATCATAACAGGATTAATTCCGATTATGAATCTTACAAAACTGGATTCTTTACCTACATTAATCAACTACGTACGACCAAACTATCCGGCTGTTTCCAGTTTAGATCTGCAGGAACTTGCCATCAATACCGGACTCACTTCTTCGCTGGGAGATAAATCCATGCGATCAGATACGGCAAGATTGGCGTGGAATGTATTTGGAGAAGGAGTAAAAATTGGTGTGATTTCTGATTCTTACAATACAAAGTTTGGATCGCCCGCTGATGCGGATGTAGACAACTATGATTTACCGGGACCGGGTAATCCAAATAATAATAAACCAATCACCGTTCTACAAGAATTTCCCTATGGAAGAAGAACGGATGAGGGAAGAGCGATGTTACAGATTCTACATGACATTGCTCCTAAGGCAGAGCTTGCCTTCCATTCCGGATTTATAAGTCCCGGAAATTTTGCAGAAGGTATTAAGGCACTCGACAGCATAGGATGTGATATCATCGTTGACGATGTCACCTTTATTACTGAGCCTTATTTCACTGACGGAGTGGTTTCTCAAGCGGTAGATGAAGTTGCGGCTAATGGAGTAAGCTATTTCACAGCTGCCGGTAATTTCGGAAGTGCTTCTTACGAGGGGACATTTAATCCGGTTCCTGCACCATCAGGATTTACCGGTTTCGCTCATGATTTCGGTGGTGGTGACCTCTATCAAAATGTCAGCCTGAAAGCCGGGTCATATACGATTGTGTTGCAATGGGAAGATGCGTTCTATTCCTTGGGACAACAACCCGGTGCATTAAATGATTTTGATATTTATCTTGTAAATAACAGTGGAGCTATTCTCTTTGGATTCAACCGTAACAATCATTGGAAAGATCCTTTTGAAGTACTTCCGTTCACTGTGAGCGGTAATACTCAAGCTAATATTATGATCACAAGAAAAACCGGAACCGGAAACGTTAAGATTAAGTATATCGTTTTCCGTGGTGATGCCACCATCAATGAGCATAATCAGGGTACTTCTACTATTGTAGGACAATCTAATGCTACCGGAGCAATCTCTGTTGGTGCAGTTCTTTTTTCAAACACACCTGTATTTGGCGTTAACCCACCAACGGTAGCATCTTTCTCTTCCAGAGGAGGACATTTAATTAATGGAATTGACCGTAATAAACCGGATCTCACAGCACCAAATGGAGTAAACACAACGGTTGCCTTAGGTGGTCAGAATATTGACGGTGATGCTTTCCCGAATTTCTTTGGAACCTCCTGTGCTGCACCACATGCTGCCGGAGTTGCCGCCTTGCTGGTGAATGCAAAGAGTAAATTCCATAACGGTGCCACCTTTACTCCTGAACAGATGAGAACTGTATTACAAACTACAGCTATTGACATGTATGGAGCAGGATATGATATAGAGTCAGGATATGGATTTATTCAGGCGGATACGGCATTGAAAACTTTAGCTGCACCGTCTCCTATTCTTCTCACGCACGACCTGTCCAATAATGCATTAGTTCCCGGCACGGATACGGTTGAAGTCATCATCGGAGGTAAATACTTCAATGATAACACCGCTGTCATCTTTAAGTATGATACCATTCCTGCAACAACATTGTCGTCTACTACATTGAGTGTGATCATACCTCCATTCCTGGGGAATCCTCCTTTAAGACTTTACAATCCGCCAATCAGCCCAAGTGGCCTTGATGGTGGTGTATCAGATACTATCTATCTCATCGGAGCTCCCATTTCTAATGTTGTGATTACCGCCGATAGTAAGTCGAAAAAGTACGGTGAACAAATACCGGATTTCAGTGCAACGGTTACTGTTAATGGTCAATCCTTATTGGAAGCCGGACTTACCTTAGCTGATCTTGGTCTTGAAAACAATATTACATTCACGAGTCCTGCAACAACAGGTAGTAATGTAGGGTTGTACTTCATTCAGGCCGCTTCCAATGTTACCGACTTATCACTACCAGCATCACAAGTATTACAGACGCTCTACAATTACCAGTTTGTAAACGGTTTGCTTGAAGTGAAGAAAATGCCGGTTATCATTACTCCAAACGACACAACCATTACTTATGGCGATCGGATTGAATCAGTAAACTTCACCTATACTTATCCTGATTCGCTTATCACGACGGCAGAACAAGTGAGCTTCTTCAATAATCTCAAAACCTCACACGAAATTGATCTCGCCAGTGAAATCGCACTTGTTGATGCAAGAGCTTTGGTGAACGGTCGCGCATTGGTAAATGCTGATATTGAAAATTTAAGTTGTATGGCAAGTGCGAGAGCATTGGTCAACGCACGTGCATTGGTAAATGCAAGAGCATTGGTGAATGGTTCTTTCACGATCGATACAGCAAGGGTTGTAGATGTAGCTGTTGCTTCTATATTCAACTTCCAGGAAGATCCGGACACCGCAGTTCTCGTTAATGCACGGGCGTTAGTAAACGGACGTGCACTTGTAAATGCCAGAGCGCTGGTAAATGGCAGAGCTTTGGTAAACGGAAGAGCGTTAGTGAATGCCCGTGCCCTCGTTAATGGAAGAGCATTGGTGAACGGCGAAACAGTTTCTGATACCACCACTGAAGATGATTTAATAGTCATTATTGATGAAGATGATGTGGATGCCCCGGAAGGAGATTCACTGACTTTTAATTCAATCAGTATGATCACGGGAATAAATGTGGGCGTACACTCCATTGTTCCCGGGGCATTGCTCTCGGAAAATTTCGATGTGACCTATGAACTCGGTTCATTGACGATTATTCCTGCGCCATTAACAGTTACTGCAAATGATACCAGTATTGATTGCAGCGGTGCAACTCCGGTGTATACTTCAACCATTGATGGTTACAGATACAATGATCTAGACAGCAATCTGGTAACCGGCGGACCGAGCTATACCATTCTTGACAACAACAATGTGGTTGTTAACACACCAACGATTCCTGCAGGTAATTACACCCTTGTTCCCTCCAACTTACAGATGGTACAACCATCCAATTATTTAGTCAGCTATGTCAATGGAAATCTTGTGAGTAGCGCGTCCAATGTAGTTGTTGGATCTGCCGGCCCTATCAGCAGCAGTGGTGCAACGGTTGGATGTCAGAGCGGTATTAACGGTGCTGTTGTACTGAGTGTTGATTCTATTCCGGGTGCTACCTCCTATGTTTGGACAGTTCCTTCGGGATGTATAATCACTGCAGGTCAGGGCACCAGAAATATTCTGATGAGTTGGACCAACATTAGTATACAGGCGGGTATCAGTGGTCAGGCTTGTGTATATGGGGCCTCAGGTTGTGTAACGGGTGCGAGTGCATGCCGTACTATTGACTTACAGGTGGCTGCTCCGGTTACCCCTCCATCCATTTCAGGAGCCGGAAAACTATGCCCGGGTGACGTCATCACCTATTCCATTGCCCCTGTTGCAAGAGCTTCCTCTTACTCGTGGACTCCTCCTGCAGGAATGAGTATTACGTCAGGTTCAGGAACTAATATCGTCAGCGCGCAGGTTAATGCAGGCTATACCGGAGGAACAATGAGTGTATCTGCATCCAATGCTTGCGGAACAAGTCCTCTGCGTTTGAAAACCCTACAACTCAACTTGCCCGGAACGCCCACCACCATATCCGGACTTAAAAACGGTCTCTGCAATACAACCGGATCATCCTACTTCGTTCCATCCGTAGTGAATGCTAACACCTATAGCTGGACGCTCAGTAATGGATCTATCAGTTCCGGACAAGGCACCTCCACCATAGCAGCTGACTTTAACATTTTCTCTACTTCTGTTATTACAGTGCGGTCTGTAAACAGTTGTGGCATGAGTGCTCCACGGACAATTACGGTAACTGGGCATCCTGCACAAGCAGCGCCGATCAGCTATAGTTCACTGAATGTCTGTACAAACACCATGGATGATTTCAGTGTGCCAACAGTGACTGGTGCTTCCGTATACAACTGGACATTATCCGGTGGCGGCACGGTGGCCATTGGACAAGGCACCAAGAACATCTCTGTTCAGTGGTCAGGCACACCTATGACCAATCAGGTGTTACAACTTGTCACTTCCAATGATTGTGGAAACAGTCCGATAAGAAGTCGGAGTGGTATCAATATCAATAATTGTGTAAGGTTTGACAACACCAGTAATGTGATCAATCTGAATATGTTCCCGAATCCGGCCAACGGACAGGTGACTGTGAAATTCGATGCCCTCGAAAGCAGCGACTACCGTTTACGCATTACCGACGTTACAGGAAGAACAATGTATTTCAAAGAAGGTGTATCGGTTATCGGTGAAAACATAGATCAGGTGAACATTGAACATTACGCTGCCGGCATCTATCATTTAATAGTAGAAATGCAGGGTAAACAACAACAGTTAATCCTAATGGTCAATTAA
- a CDS encoding rhomboid family intramembrane serine protease, whose protein sequence is MKPEIKSILYSFIPGFILILLLSIIKYYEVQTDTSFASYGLFPRSIPDLRGILFFPLIHKDYDHLFSNAIPLFILMAMLRYFYREVSLKVFLLTWILGGLWLWLGGRASYHIGASGLVYGLSSFIFFSGIWRRERRMLAVSFIVVFLYGGMVWGIFPWFKETSWEGHLFGGLAGLLLSWVYRKEGPQRTKYQWEDEPDEFDEFENLKMGEFEDLPMRETGLKMDEFEDLPMRETGLSGGAAPDREQKSPEGDGASRKMGGSPYAGDRFEHGTGEVSVLKRGDDNESGLKDGEEEMKLEDGEELKESEKVVGQDLFDLSSPKITYEYIEPKKDEDRNRAGRQAGADDASSKDSDKR, encoded by the coding sequence ATGAAACCCGAAATAAAGAGCATCCTTTACAGTTTCATTCCGGGTTTTATCCTGATTCTTTTACTCAGTATAATTAAATACTACGAAGTACAGACGGATACCAGCTTCGCATCCTACGGCCTGTTTCCAAGATCAATCCCAGATCTCCGGGGAATCCTTTTCTTCCCGCTCATTCATAAAGATTACGATCATCTTTTCTCCAATGCCATACCGTTATTCATCCTGATGGCCATGCTCCGTTATTTCTATAGAGAAGTCTCTTTAAAAGTTTTTTTGCTGACCTGGATACTTGGAGGGTTATGGTTATGGCTGGGAGGTCGTGCTTCTTACCATATCGGAGCCAGCGGACTGGTTTATGGTTTATCTTCTTTCATCTTCTTCAGCGGTATTTGGCGCAGAGAACGAAGAATGCTCGCGGTGAGTTTTATCGTGGTGTTCCTTTACGGAGGAATGGTTTGGGGGATTTTTCCCTGGTTTAAAGAAACAAGTTGGGAAGGACATTTATTTGGCGGGTTGGCGGGATTACTATTATCATGGGTCTATCGAAAAGAAGGACCACAACGAACCAAATATCAGTGGGAAGATGAACCTGATGAATTTGATGAATTTGAAAATTTGAAGATGGGGGAATTTGAAGATCTCCCTATGCGGGAGACAGGTTTGAAAATGGATGAATTTGAAGATCTCCCTATGCGGGAGACAGGTTTGTCGGGAGGAGCCGCTCCCGATCGCGAGCAAAAATCTCCGGAAGGAGATGGCGCCTCGCGAAAAATGGGAGGATCTCCCTATGCGGGAGACAGGTTTGAACATGGAACGGGCGAGGTGAGTGTTTTGAAGAGGGGGGATGATAATGAGTCAGGATTGAAAGATGGGGAAGAGGAAATGAAGTTAGAGGATGGTGAGGAGTTAAAGGAAAGTGAAAAAGTCGTTGGACAGGATTTATTTGATCTTTCTTCGCCGAAGATTACTTATGAGTATATTGAGCCGAAAAAAGATGAGGATAGGAACCGTGCCGGTCGGCAGGCAGGCGCTGATGATGCAAGTTCCAAGGATTCGGATAAAAGATAG
- a CDS encoding HAD family phosphatase yields the protein MKTFENIIFDLGGVIINLDYNRTAQAFIDLGLKNFNEIYSKAQQYHLFDDFEKGIMPPENFRAELRKYLPSETTDEQIDKAWNAMLLDIPVHRVEWLRKVGERYRIFLLSNTNTIHVDSFTKMADNVYGQGEFERVFERHYYSCQMGMRKPDAEIFERVLQENNLDKSRTLFIDDSIQHVEGAIRTGLHAELLKVESGELVEVKYLSIIS from the coding sequence ATGAAAACATTTGAAAACATCATCTTCGACCTCGGCGGCGTCATCATCAATCTCGATTACAATCGGACTGCACAAGCCTTCATTGATCTCGGACTAAAAAATTTCAATGAGATCTATTCAAAGGCGCAGCAATACCACCTTTTTGATGATTTCGAAAAAGGAATTATGCCTCCCGAAAATTTCCGTGCGGAACTGAGGAAATATCTCCCTTCCGAAACAACAGATGAACAAATTGACAAAGCCTGGAATGCCATGTTGCTGGACATCCCGGTACACCGCGTGGAGTGGCTGCGTAAAGTAGGGGAGAGGTACCGTATCTTTTTACTAAGTAATACCAATACAATTCACGTGGATTCTTTTACTAAAATGGCAGACAACGTATATGGACAAGGGGAGTTTGAACGCGTTTTCGAAAGGCACTATTATTCCTGCCAAATGGGCATGCGCAAACCCGATGCGGAGATTTTTGAGAGAGTACTACAGGAAAACAATCTGGATAAGTCAAGAACTCTTTTTATTGATGATAGTATTCAGCATGTGGAAGGGGCCATACGAACAGGATTACATGCCGAATTGTTAAAAGTGGAGTCAGGAGAATTAGTAGAGGTTAAATATTTATCGATTATTTCGTAG
- the mce gene encoding methylmalonyl-CoA epimerase has product MVKIEHIGIAVKSLETSNELFAKLFNVPSYKSEEVESEGVLTSFFQVGPNKIELLVATNPESPIAKFIEKKGEGIHHIAFEVDDIYAEMKRLEGEGFTLLNKEPKPGADNKLICFLHPKSTNGVLVELCQEIR; this is encoded by the coding sequence ATGGTTAAGATTGAACATATCGGAATTGCAGTAAAATCGCTCGAAACGTCGAACGAACTTTTCGCAAAATTATTTAACGTACCCAGCTATAAATCGGAAGAAGTGGAATCGGAAGGAGTACTGACTTCATTCTTCCAGGTAGGTCCCAATAAAATTGAGCTCCTGGTGGCCACAAATCCCGAAAGTCCCATTGCGAAATTCATTGAAAAGAAAGGGGAAGGAATTCATCATATCGCCTTTGAAGTAGACGATATTTATGCCGAGATGAAACGACTCGAAGGAGAAGGATTTACACTACTTAACAAAGAACCTAAACCCGGTGCGGATAATAAGCTCATTTGTTTTTTACATCCTAAGAGCACGAATGGGGTTTTGGTGGAACTTTGTCAGGAAATTAGATGA
- a CDS encoding T9SS type A sorting domain-containing protein — protein MRFLMGSGPFTMQPGEVNYMSDAVIWTRTSTAGSNMPSVTELQSASDVVQSLFDDCFTTTGLQEAGMIKGIQVFPNPFTKNCSIDFSETDLKEARIRIFNIKGQLLLDEKYNKSSNVFSFGESLNAGVYVIEIRNGNKAFSQRVVKY, from the coding sequence ATGCGCTTTTTAATGGGATCAGGACCCTTTACGATGCAACCCGGTGAAGTAAATTATATGAGTGATGCTGTGATCTGGACCAGGACTTCTACTGCAGGAAGTAATATGCCCTCTGTAACAGAATTGCAATCGGCATCTGATGTGGTTCAATCCTTATTTGATGACTGTTTCACAACAACCGGTTTACAAGAAGCAGGAATGATCAAAGGAATTCAAGTATTTCCGAATCCCTTCACGAAAAACTGCAGCATTGATTTCAGTGAAACGGACCTTAAGGAAGCAAGGATCAGGATATTCAATATAAAAGGTCAACTTTTGCTTGATGAAAAATATAACAAAAGTTCAAACGTCTTTTCCTTTGGAGAAAGTTTAAATGCCGGTGTGTATGTCATAGAAATACGTAACGGAAACAAAGCTTTCTCTCAAAGAGTGGTGAAATATTAA
- a CDS encoding WD40 repeat domain-containing protein → MHYSLLHRFTGHTGSVYSLEPGPEPDTFFSGAGDKVVAKWNLNLKADGDLIARTSDAVYTMRYLQVKNQLLVGQGKGGIHVIDLSENKEVRLLQLHDGPVFSIGFSEKNHLLISLGGDGVVAILDESDFSVVQRLRITEKKLRSVAINASENIALIACGDGSIVLMELPSLKLLERFQAHQPDFSVNALCFSPDGKYFLSGPRDAHLHLYDTGSLKLLETIPAHNFAIYDIAFDPSGQYFATASRDKTVKTWNFGTMEVMERLEGNDGKGHINSVNKLLWLENGILLSAGDDRAIQSWGK, encoded by the coding sequence ATGCATTATTCACTTTTACATCGATTTACCGGCCATACCGGCTCTGTCTATAGCCTTGAACCCGGGCCTGAGCCTGATACTTTCTTTTCCGGAGCCGGGGATAAAGTGGTGGCGAAATGGAATTTAAATCTAAAAGCCGATGGTGACCTCATTGCCCGGACCAGTGATGCTGTTTACACTATGCGGTATTTGCAGGTCAAAAACCAGCTCCTGGTGGGGCAGGGCAAGGGAGGAATTCACGTCATTGACCTTTCTGAAAACAAAGAGGTGCGTCTGCTTCAATTGCACGATGGCCCGGTGTTTAGTATCGGTTTTAGCGAGAAAAATCATTTGTTGATCTCCTTAGGAGGAGATGGAGTGGTCGCCATTTTAGATGAGAGCGATTTTTCGGTGGTGCAACGGCTACGGATTACCGAAAAAAAGTTGCGTTCGGTGGCCATCAATGCATCTGAAAATATAGCATTAATTGCCTGCGGAGATGGTAGTATTGTTCTGATGGAATTACCATCTTTGAAATTACTTGAACGATTTCAGGCACATCAACCGGATTTTTCTGTGAATGCCCTTTGCTTTTCTCCCGATGGAAAGTATTTTTTAAGCGGACCACGTGATGCGCATCTTCATTTATATGATACAGGTTCTTTGAAGCTATTGGAAACTATTCCCGCTCATAATTTTGCGATTTATGATATCGCGTTTGATCCTTCCGGGCAGTATTTTGCTACCGCCAGCCGCGATAAGACTGTAAAGACATGGAACTTCGGTACGATGGAAGTGATGGAAAGATTAGAAGGTAACGATGGTAAAGGGCATATCAATTCAGTCAACAAATTGCTGTGGCTGGAAAATGGCATACTCCTTTCTGCGGGAGATGATCGTGCAATTCAAAGCTGGGGAAAATAG